DNA from Gramella sp. MAR_2010_147:
TGGGTAACAATATTGCACTGGTAGTCTATGGTTTTTTTATGGGAGACCTGCTTATGGCCTGGTTAAGCGGTTTAGAGCCGCAGAGCGGTTTTGTGAATTATATTATTACAGATCTTAGCCTGCTCACGCAAACCATTATTTCTACTTTAATAATATTGTTCACAGCAGAATTTCTTCCGAAAGTATTCTTCCAGATCTATGCGAATAGTATGTTGAAGCTCTTCGCGGTGCCCGCCTATATCTTTTATATAGTTTTTAGTTTTGTTTCTTCATTTGTAATCTGGATCTCAGATATTATTCTAAAGCGTTTCTTTAAAACCGATGGTGATGAAGTGCAACTCGCGTTTAGTAAGGTAGAATTGGGGAACTTTATAAGCGAACAGATGGAAACAGTTGAGGAGTATGAAGATGTAGATAGTGAGATACAGATATTTCAAAATGCTTTGCAGTTTTCCGATATCAAGGCGCGGGAAGTAATGATTCCCAGAACCGAGATTATTGCGGTAGACCAAAGTCAGGCACCCAATGATCTTGTTGAAACTTTCACTGAAACCGGACTTTCTAAAATTCTAGTGTATAATGAAACCATAGACGATATTATTGGTTATGTACATTCTTTTGAATTGTTTAAAAGACCGAAATCTATAAAATCCATGCTGCTTCCGGTAGTTTTTGTGCCCGAAACCATGTGGGTGAAAGATGTCCTTAATATTCTTATTAAAAAGAGGAAAAGTATAGCGGTAGTTATTGATGAATATGGAGGTACTAGTGGAATGATGACTGTGGAAGATATTGTAGAAGAGCTTTTTGGTGAAATTGAAGATGAGCACGACTCTGCAGTATTAATAGAAGAAAAATTAGGGGATGCCCATTTTAAGTTCTCCGCAAGATTAGAGGTAGATTATCTTAATGAAACTTACAAGACCGAAATTCCTGTCGGAGAAAATTATGAAACCCTTAGTGGTTTTATCGTGAATCATACCGAGGAGATTCCGCAGCAGGGAGAGGTGATTAACATAGAGGATTTCGAAATAAAGATCCTGGAAACTTCCAATACTAAAATTGAACTGGTAGAGCTTAAAATTAATCCTGAAGATTAAAGTTTTTACCTGATATTTTCCCTGGGGCTTGGTTCCCGCATTAATTGGTTTCAAGAAATTTTTTATAGTTAAGAATTTGCTAATTTTAAATTTTATTATTAGCCTAAAAACCTTATTTTCGCCCCCTATATTTTGACAAATTTTATATTCAAATGGCAGTATTAAATAAAATCAGACAAAGGTCTGTTTTCTTGATTATCATTATTGCATTGGCCTTATTTTCTTTTGTATTGGCAGATGTGATTAGAAATGGAGGAATGGCTTCTCAAAGTTCCCAGAATACCATTGCAACTGTAAATGGTACTGAAATAAGCAGAGAAGAGTTTGCACGTGAAGTGGAAAACTTTGAAAGAAACATGGGGAACAACATGAGTACCACTCAGGCTGTGAACCGTATCTGGGATCAGAAGTTAAGACAGGTGATCTTAGAGGAGGAAGTTGAAAAACTTGGAATTAGAGCGGGAGAGGCTCAGGTTACACAACTTGTTCGTGCTCAAATGGCAAACAATCCAAATTTCACCAATGAAGCGGGAATGTTTGACGAAAATAGATTGAGGGAGTATGTGGCAAATTTGAAGGAGACTTCACCACAGGCTTACGAGCAGTGGCAACAATTCACCTCTAATCTAGCTCAAACTGCCAAGATGAATAGTTACTATAATATGGTTGGAGCCGGAGTAGGTGCAACCCTGTTAGAAGGTGAACAGGCATATAGACTTCAGAATGACAATATTAATATGAAGTTTGTGCAGATACCATACTCATCAATACCAGATACTGAGGTTGAAGTAACTAAATCTGATATTAAAACTTACCTGGATAATCATTCTTCACGTTTCGAGACAGAGGGTTCAAGAAGTCTTCAGTATGTAATATTTGAGGAGAGTGCTTCAGGAGATGATAAAAGCGAGGCTAGAGAATCTCTTGGTTCTTTAAGAGAGCAGCGTGTAGAATACAATGCTGCGATAAGCGCCAATGACACACTGCCTGGATTTGATAGTACCGATGATTATGCAGATTTTATTGGTAATAATTCAGATTTGCCATTTGATAATAGATTCAAATTCAGAAATGATTTTTCAGGAGAAAATGCAGAGGCGATCTTTAGTTTAAACGAAGGTGAAACTTACGGGCCATACGAAGAGAATGGATACTGGAAGTTGAGCAAAGTGATAGAGACCAAAAATATTCCAGATTCAGTAAAAGCAAGTCATATTCTTGTGACCTATCAGGGGTCTCAACTTGGCGCAGATGTTAGCCGTTCTAAGGATGAAGCGCAGGCTTTAGCAGATAGTATTGCCGGTGTGGTAAGAGCTGATAATGCGAAATTCGCCGAATTGGCTTCTGAATATTCTGCAGATACATCTAACAAAGAACAGGCCGGTGATCTTGGGTATTTTGCACCTGGAACCATGATACCTGCGTTTGATAATTATGTTTTCGACAATAATAAAGGCGATGTTGGTGTGGTAGAAACTCCATTAGGATATCACGTGATTTCTATTGATGATCAAACAGAAGCTGCCAGAGCGGTAAAAGTGGCAACTTTAGCAAGAGAGATCCAGGCATCTGAGAAAACAATGAATGATCTTTTTAATGAAGTAACGAAATTTGAAATTTCGGCTTCTGAAGGTGATTTTTCAGATGTTGCTAAAAAAGGAAACTATGAAGTACGTACTGTAAAAGATGTGAAAGCATTAGAGGAAAATATTCCTGGTGCCGGTGCGCAGCGAAGAGTGATCCAGTGGGCTTTTGGAGAAGAGGCAAAAGTTGGTAATGTTAGAAGGTTTGATACTAATAATGGCTATATCGTAGCGCAGTTAACTTCTAGCAGGGATAAAGGTCTTATGAGCGTAGAAGAAGCTTCTGGGGAAGTAACTCCAATTTTGAGGAAAGAGAAGAAAGCTGAGTTGATCAAACAAAGGCTAAAAGGAAATACGCTGCAGGAGATTGCAAGCAATCAGGGAGTGAGTGTTCAAACTGCAGATGCAGTTAACCTTAATAATCCTACTCTTGCCGGTGCAGGGGAAGAGCCTGAAGTTGTTGGAGCTGTGTTCTCTTTAGATTCAGGGAAAGTGAGTGCTCCAATTGCTGGAGAAAAAGGAGTATAT
Protein-coding regions in this window:
- a CDS encoding peptidylprolyl isomerase produces the protein MAVLNKIRQRSVFLIIIIALALFSFVLADVIRNGGMASQSSQNTIATVNGTEISREEFAREVENFERNMGNNMSTTQAVNRIWDQKLRQVILEEEVEKLGIRAGEAQVTQLVRAQMANNPNFTNEAGMFDENRLREYVANLKETSPQAYEQWQQFTSNLAQTAKMNSYYNMVGAGVGATLLEGEQAYRLQNDNINMKFVQIPYSSIPDTEVEVTKSDIKTYLDNHSSRFETEGSRSLQYVIFEESASGDDKSEARESLGSLREQRVEYNAAISANDTLPGFDSTDDYADFIGNNSDLPFDNRFKFRNDFSGENAEAIFSLNEGETYGPYEENGYWKLSKVIETKNIPDSVKASHILVTYQGSQLGADVSRSKDEAQALADSIAGVVRADNAKFAELASEYSADTSNKEQAGDLGYFAPGTMIPAFDNYVFDNNKGDVGVVETPLGYHVISIDDQTEAARAVKVATLAREIQASEKTMNDLFNEVTKFEISASEGDFSDVAKKGNYEVRTVKDVKALEENIPGAGAQRRVIQWAFGEEAKVGNVRRFDTNNGYIVAQLTSSRDKGLMSVEEASGEVTPILRKEKKAELIKQRLKGNTLQEIASNQGVSVQTADAVNLNNPTLAGAGEEPEVVGAVFSLDSGKVSAPIAGEKGVYVAELVSKFEAPAMDSYKGFAQQESAARRAQATMRVFEALKTKAEIEDNRARFY
- a CDS encoding hemolysin family protein; translated protein: MEVDILIIVCSLLLSAFFSGMEIAYVSSNKIFIEIEKRQNDFLAKVLKKLTKKPSKFIATMLVGNNIALVVYGFFMGDLLMAWLSGLEPQSGFVNYIITDLSLLTQTIISTLIILFTAEFLPKVFFQIYANSMLKLFAVPAYIFYIVFSFVSSFVIWISDIILKRFFKTDGDEVQLAFSKVELGNFISEQMETVEEYEDVDSEIQIFQNALQFSDIKAREVMIPRTEIIAVDQSQAPNDLVETFTETGLSKILVYNETIDDIIGYVHSFELFKRPKSIKSMLLPVVFVPETMWVKDVLNILIKKRKSIAVVIDEYGGTSGMMTVEDIVEELFGEIEDEHDSAVLIEEKLGDAHFKFSARLEVDYLNETYKTEIPVGENYETLSGFIVNHTEEIPQQGEVINIEDFEIKILETSNTKIELVELKINPED